GCTGGACACCCTGGACGAGGCCGGCCGCGCCGAGCGGATCGCGGACACCGCCCTGGGCCGGCTCGGCACCGCCGAGGAGGTCGCCGACGTGATCGCCTTCCTGCTCTCCACCCAGGCCCGCTTCGTGACCGGCCAGATCGTCGGGGTCGACGGGGGACTGACGCTGTGAACCTGCTGCACCCGGACGCTCGCGTGGTCGACGCCGCGACCGGCGACGAACTCACCCCCGAGCTGATCGACGCGGCTGCCGCCGAGCTGGCCGGCGAGCGGCTGGTCTTCCTGCCGATGCCGTCGACGGTCCCGGCGGTCGCCCGTTACCTCGCGGCGCTGCGCCTCGGCGTGCCGGTCGTGCCGCTCGACCCGGACGCCGACCACACCGGCCTGATCGAGCGGTACGCCACCGACCGGGTCCACCCCGACCTGGCGCTGCTGCTGACCACCAGCGGGTCGACCGGCAACCCCAAGCTGGTCCGGCTGTCCCGCGCGGCCGTGCTGGCCAACGCCGGGCAGGTGGCCGACAGCCTCGGCGTCGCCGGCGCCGACGTCGCGATCACCACACTGCCGCTGTTCTATTCGTACGGCATGTCGGTGCTGCACTCGCACCTGCTGCGCGGGGCGACCGTGGTCCTCGAACGCACCGGCATCATGCGGCGCGACTTCTGGGCGGCGGTGAACGAGCACCGGGTCTCCTCGATGGCGTTCGTGCCGTACCAGTACGAGATGCTGCGACGGCTGCGCTTCGACCCGGCGACGTACCCCTCGCTGCGGACGATCACGCAGGCGGGCGGCCGATTGCGTACCGAAATGGTGTCTGAATTCGCGGCCCGGATGGCGGCCGTGGGCGGCCGGATGTTCGTGATGTACGGGCAGACCGAGGCGGCGCCGCGGATGGCCGCGCTGCCCCCGGAGCGGATCGCCGACAAGCTCGGCTCGGTCGGGCTGCCGATGCCCGGCGCGAGCTTCGCGATCGAGGACGACGAGGTCGTCTACCGCGGGCCGAACGTGATGATGGGTTACGCCGAGTCCGCCGCCGACCTGGTCAAGGGCGACGAGCTGGGCGGCGTGCTGCGCACCGGTGACCTGGGCCGGCTCGACGAGGACGGCTTCCTGTTCATCACCGGCCGGCTCAAGCGGATGGGCAAGGTGTTCGGCGTCCGGATCAACCTGGACGACGTCGAGCGGAACTTCCCGGTGACGGCGGTGGCCGGCGACGACAGGCTGCACGTGTTCGCCGAGGGGATCGGCGACGACGAGGCCCGCGCGTTGCGGACGAAGATCGCCGAGTGGCTGGGCAGTCACTTCACCGGGATCGACGTGCGCGTGATCGAGGCGTTGCCGTTGCTGCCGAACGGCAAGACGGACTATCGGGCGCTGGAGGCGTCGCTGTGAGTGTCTTCACCCTGCCGCAGGCCGTCAAAGAGGAACGTCTCCTCAACGAGCTCTCGGCCCTGGTTGATCATCACCGCGACCGGTGCGAGCCCTATGCCCGCATCCTGGCGGCTTCCGGTTACGCCGGCGCTTCGGAGATCTCCGCATTGCCGTGGCTGCCGGTCCGGCTGTTCAAGACGCTGGAACTCAAGAGCATCCCGGACGACGAGGTGTTCAAGGTGCTCACCTCCAGCGGCACCACCGGCGACGTCAGCCGGATCCACCTGGACAAGGCGGCCGCCGCCGAGCAGCAGAAACGGCTCGCCGCCACGGTGCAGACCGTGCTCGGGCCGAAACGGCTGCCGATGCTGCTGGTCGACACCAAGGCGATGCTCAAGGACCGCCGCTCGTTCAGCGCTCGCGGCGCCGGCGTGCTCGGCATGTCCACGTTCGGCCGGGACCACGTGTGGGCGCTGGACCCGGACGGACAGGTCGACCTGGCGGCGATCCGCGGCTTCCTGGACAAGCACGGCGACGCGCCGTTCCTGATCTTCGGCTTCACCTTCCTGGTCTGGCTGCACCTGTACGAGGTGGCCCGGGACAACGGCCTGGACCTGTCGAACGGCATCCTGATCCACTCCGGTGGCTGGAAGAAGCTGATCGACCAGGCCGTCTCGCCCGACGAGTTCCGCGCGCGACTGGCCGGCGTCGGCCTCACCCGGGTGCACAACTACTACGGCATGGTCGAGCAGATCGGCACGATCTTCCTGGAGGGACCGGACGGTGGCGCGCTGTACTGCCCGGACTTCGCGGATGTGGTCATCCGCGACCCGCGGACCTGGGCGGAGCTCCCGCCCGGTGAACCGGGCCTCATCGAGGTGATCAGCACACTGCCCACCTCGTACCCCGGGCACGTGCTGCTCACCGAGGACCTCGGGGTGGTGCACGGGATCGACGACGGCGCCTGGCCCGGCAAGCGTTTCTCGGTGCTCGGCCGGCTGCCGCGCGCCGAGGCCCGGGGCTGCTCCGACACCTATCGGGAGGCCGCGTGAGCATCCAATTCCGGTTCGGCGCACCGGGAGACCTCACCGCGCCGTCCGACGACCGGCTCGCCGTCGGCGACCCGCGCGTCGTCGACTTCCTCGGCAAGCTGGCCCGCAAGCTGCTCGCCCCGGCCCTCGCCCGGCGGCACCCGGAGCTGGGCTCGCTCGGCTACTTCCTGCGGCCGGCCGAGCTCACCCGGGCCGTCGAGAAGATGCGGCGGGACGACGCGCTGGTCTTCCCCCGGGGCAATGTCTTCCACGTCCCACCGGCCAACGTGGACACCATCTTCGTGTACTCGTGGGCGCTCTCCGCGCTGGCCGGCAACCACAACGTGGTCCGGATCTCCAGCCGGTCGGCCGGTGCGGCGGACGCCATCTTCCAGGCGCTGCACGAGGTCGACGCCGACCCGGTGATCGCCCGCACCCAGCGGATGGTCACCTACGGCCGGGACGACGCGATCACCGGCGCGCTCAGCCGCTGGGCGGACCTGCGGGTGATCTGGGGCGGTGACGCCGCCGTCGAGGCGATCCGCGAGCACCCGCTGCGGCCGTCCGGGCGGGACCTGACGTTCCCCGACCGGACGTCCTGGGCGGTGCTCTCGATTCCCGGCTGGCGCGCCGCCGACCCGGCTGCCCGCCGGGCCGCGGCGCTCGGGTTCGCCAACGACGCGTACTGGTTCGACCAGGCCGCCTGCTCGTCCCCGCGGACCGTGTTCCTGGTCGGTGCGGGCGACGCCGAGGCGGTCCGGGCGGAGTTCCTGGAGCTGCTGCTGGCGGCCGTCGACCAGCGGGGCTGGACGGTGGACGCGGCGATGGCGGTGGAGAAGCGGGTGAACGCGTACGGGCTGGCGGCGACCGGCGCGGCCACCTCGGTGGCGTTCCCGGACAACCGGATCACCTCGCTCACCCTGACCGGACCGGATCAGGTGCCCCGGCGCTGGATCGGGGCCGGCGCCTTTCCCTTCGCCCGGGCCGATGCGCTGATCGACCTGGTGCCGGCGATGACCCGGCAGGACCAGACCGTGAGCCACTTCGGCTTCACCCCCGCCGAGCTGCACGAGTTCGCCCTCGCGCTGGCCGGCCGCGGGGTGGACCGGATCGTGCCGTTCGGCTCGGCGCTGACCTTCGGCGCGATCTGGGACGGGTACGACCTGCCCGCCGAGTTCACCCGCCTCACCACTCTGCACAGCTGATCAAGCGAGCGATGGCAACTACCTTGGTGGCCCCCGCGGCCACGGAGACGGCGTCCCGTGACGCCCGCGAGTGGCGCTCGCCGCTGCCCTGGATCCTTCCGGTGGCGGCGGCCCTGTGGGCGCTGCTCGGCACCGGTACGCCGGCCCGGGACATCGCTCTCTACGGCGTCTACTTCCTGCTGGCGATCGTCGTACCGGGAACTCTGGTCTTCCGTGCCCTGTTCGGCAGCCGTGGCAACTGGCCGGAGGATCTCACCCTCGGCACCGCCGCCGGCCTGGTCGTCATGCTGGCCGGCTGGGCCCTGGGCGCCGCGTTCGGCCTCCAGTCGCTGCTGATCGGCTGGCCGGTGCTGGTGGTGCTGCCGTTCCTGCTGGTCCCCGGGCTGCGGCGGTGCTGGCGGCGCGGCGCGGGCGACCCGCTGCCGCTCGGCTGGCACTGGGCGATGGCGGCGGTGCTGCTGCTGGTGATCCTCTGGCTGGCCACGGTCTTCCAGGACTTCCCGCTGCCGCCGGTCCGCTTCGAGTACTACAAGGATCTGTACTACCACCTGGCGCTGGTGCACGAGATGACCCGCTCGATGCCGTTCCAGGTGCCGCA
Above is a genomic segment from Actinoplanes ianthinogenes containing:
- a CDS encoding AMP-binding protein, encoding MNLLHPDARVVDAATGDELTPELIDAAAAELAGERLVFLPMPSTVPAVARYLAALRLGVPVVPLDPDADHTGLIERYATDRVHPDLALLLTTSGSTGNPKLVRLSRAAVLANAGQVADSLGVAGADVAITTLPLFYSYGMSVLHSHLLRGATVVLERTGIMRRDFWAAVNEHRVSSMAFVPYQYEMLRRLRFDPATYPSLRTITQAGGRLRTEMVSEFAARMAAVGGRMFVMYGQTEAAPRMAALPPERIADKLGSVGLPMPGASFAIEDDEVVYRGPNVMMGYAESAADLVKGDELGGVLRTGDLGRLDEDGFLFITGRLKRMGKVFGVRINLDDVERNFPVTAVAGDDRLHVFAEGIGDDEARALRTKIAEWLGSHFTGIDVRVIEALPLLPNGKTDYRALEASL
- a CDS encoding acyl-protein synthetase, yielding MSVFTLPQAVKEERLLNELSALVDHHRDRCEPYARILAASGYAGASEISALPWLPVRLFKTLELKSIPDDEVFKVLTSSGTTGDVSRIHLDKAAAAEQQKRLAATVQTVLGPKRLPMLLVDTKAMLKDRRSFSARGAGVLGMSTFGRDHVWALDPDGQVDLAAIRGFLDKHGDAPFLIFGFTFLVWLHLYEVARDNGLDLSNGILIHSGGWKKLIDQAVSPDEFRARLAGVGLTRVHNYYGMVEQIGTIFLEGPDGGALYCPDFADVVIRDPRTWAELPPGEPGLIEVISTLPTSYPGHVLLTEDLGVVHGIDDGAWPGKRFSVLGRLPRAEARGCSDTYREAA
- a CDS encoding acyl-CoA reductase — translated: MSIQFRFGAPGDLTAPSDDRLAVGDPRVVDFLGKLARKLLAPALARRHPELGSLGYFLRPAELTRAVEKMRRDDALVFPRGNVFHVPPANVDTIFVYSWALSALAGNHNVVRISSRSAGAADAIFQALHEVDADPVIARTQRMVTYGRDDAITGALSRWADLRVIWGGDAAVEAIREHPLRPSGRDLTFPDRTSWAVLSIPGWRAADPAARRAAALGFANDAYWFDQAACSSPRTVFLVGAGDAEAVRAEFLELLLAAVDQRGWTVDAAMAVEKRVNAYGLAATGAATSVAFPDNRITSLTLTGPDQVPRRWIGAGAFPFARADALIDLVPAMTRQDQTVSHFGFTPAELHEFALALAGRGVDRIVPFGSALTFGAIWDGYDLPAEFTRLTTLHS